In one Nocardioides sp. NBC_00368 genomic region, the following are encoded:
- a CDS encoding HNH endonuclease gives MYETLDRLLDGPPPGAPEGELVDWITRLEAVKCRAEAVQAEASVRLEEAVRARQAQAGVPARKLGEGVASQVALARRVSPAKGAKLLGLAKILLAEMPHTFSLMKAGLFSQWQATILARETACLSREDRRVIDHELCAIGSDGQSAKAVAMGLRQLENAAKKLAITLDQASVVARAANAEKDRRVGLRPAPDTMTWLGALLPVKDGVAVFAALDQAANAARAAGDERTRGQVMADTLVDRVTGRETGAKPRIEVKIVMTADSLANTSDQPALVEGYGPVPASWAREALADAEVFVRRLFTDPAGQLVAMESRSRKAPDGLAEFITTRESGICRTNGCDAPIRNIDHIERHADGGETSAQNLQGLCERCNQAKEALGWQARPGPDGSITTITPTGHTYTTPPPDTWTPDPPTLSRDEFVLRDLLLDYPAA, from the coding sequence ATGTACGAGACCCTCGACCGCCTCCTCGACGGGCCACCACCGGGTGCGCCCGAGGGTGAGCTGGTCGACTGGATAACTCGTCTCGAAGCGGTGAAGTGCCGCGCCGAGGCGGTCCAGGCAGAGGCTTCGGTACGTCTGGAGGAAGCTGTTCGGGCACGACAGGCCCAGGCCGGGGTTCCTGCCCGGAAGCTCGGCGAAGGGGTGGCCTCGCAGGTTGCGCTGGCGCGGCGGGTCTCACCAGCCAAGGGTGCGAAGCTGCTCGGGCTGGCGAAGATCCTCCTCGCCGAGATGCCCCACACCTTCAGCCTGATGAAGGCCGGGTTGTTCTCGCAGTGGCAGGCCACCATCCTCGCCCGCGAAACCGCCTGCCTCTCACGCGAGGACCGCCGGGTCATCGACCACGAACTCTGCGCTATCGGGTCGGACGGGCAGTCGGCGAAGGCGGTCGCGATGGGGCTGCGACAGCTCGAGAACGCCGCCAAGAAGCTCGCCATCACCCTCGACCAAGCCTCCGTCGTCGCTCGCGCCGCCAACGCCGAGAAAGACCGCCGGGTGGGTCTGCGGCCGGCGCCGGACACGATGACCTGGCTCGGCGCCCTGCTCCCGGTCAAGGACGGCGTCGCCGTGTTCGCCGCCTTGGATCAGGCCGCCAACGCCGCCCGTGCCGCCGGTGATGAACGGACCCGGGGTCAGGTCATGGCCGACACCCTGGTCGACCGCGTCACCGGCCGCGAGACCGGGGCGAAGCCGCGGATCGAGGTCAAGATCGTCATGACCGCCGACTCACTCGCCAACACCAGCGACCAGCCCGCGTTGGTGGAGGGCTACGGCCCGGTCCCCGCCAGCTGGGCGCGGGAGGCGCTGGCCGATGCCGAGGTGTTCGTGCGCCGCCTGTTCACCGACCCCGCCGGGCAACTCGTTGCGATGGAATCACGCTCCCGCAAAGCCCCCGACGGACTCGCCGAGTTCATCACCACCCGCGAGAGCGGGATCTGCCGCACCAACGGCTGTGACGCCCCGATCCGCAACATCGACCACATCGAGCGTCACGCCGATGGCGGAGAAACCAGCGCCCAGAATCTGCAGGGGTTGTGCGAACGATGCAACCAAGCCAAAGAAGCCCTCGGCTGGCAAGCCCGACCCGGCCCCGACGGCAGCATCACCACCATCACACCCACCGGCCACACCTACACCACCCCACCACCCGACACCTGGACACCCGACCCACCAACGCTGTCCCGAGACGAGTTCGTGCTGCGCGACCTACTCCTCGACTACCCGGCCGCTTGA
- a CDS encoding endo-1,4-beta-xylanase: MRARMARGAAVAAMLIASGIAVVSAAAPAQADGSTLQAAAAESGRYFGTAIAASRMSDSQYTTIANREFNMITAENEMKMDATEPSQNQFSFSSGDQIANWALQNGKRVRGHALAWHSQQPGWMQNMEGSSLRNAMLNHIAGVAGHYRGKIYAWDVVNEAFEDGSSGARRNSNLQRTGNDWIEAAFRAARSADPNAKLCYNDYNTDNWSHAKTQAVYNMVRDFKSRGVPIDCVGFQAHFNSGNPVPSNYHVTLQNFADLGVDVQITELDIAGSGTSQAEQFRGVTQACMAVTRCTGITVWGVRDTDSWRASDTPLLFDGSGNKKLAYGYVLDQLNTADGGTTPPQGSCAVTVTRTESWGDRFNTVFAVSGTNNWVVRISTGSGQSLQNSWNATVSGTSGTLTATPNGNGNQFGITLYSGGNTSTPTASCTAV; this comes from the coding sequence GTGCGTGCCCGGATGGCCCGAGGAGCCGCCGTCGCCGCCATGCTGATCGCCAGTGGCATCGCTGTCGTCTCTGCGGCCGCTCCGGCCCAGGCCGACGGCTCCACCCTGCAGGCCGCTGCTGCCGAGTCCGGCCGCTACTTCGGCACCGCCATCGCGGCCAGCCGGATGTCGGATTCGCAGTACACGACCATCGCGAACCGCGAATTCAACATGATCACCGCCGAGAACGAGATGAAGATGGACGCGACCGAGCCGTCGCAGAACCAGTTCAGCTTCTCCTCGGGAGACCAGATCGCCAACTGGGCCCTCCAGAACGGCAAGCGAGTCCGTGGGCACGCGCTGGCCTGGCACTCCCAGCAGCCGGGCTGGATGCAGAACATGGAGGGCAGCTCGCTTCGCAACGCGATGCTCAACCACATCGCCGGTGTCGCGGGCCACTACCGGGGCAAGATCTACGCCTGGGACGTCGTGAACGAGGCCTTCGAGGACGGCTCCTCGGGGGCCCGCCGCAACTCCAACCTGCAGCGCACCGGCAACGACTGGATCGAGGCCGCCTTCCGTGCTGCCCGCTCCGCCGACCCCAACGCGAAGCTCTGCTACAACGACTACAACACCGACAACTGGAGCCACGCGAAGACGCAGGCCGTCTACAACATGGTCCGCGACTTCAAGTCGCGCGGCGTACCCATCGACTGCGTCGGCTTCCAGGCCCACTTCAACTCCGGCAACCCGGTGCCAAGCAACTACCACGTCACGCTGCAGAACTTCGCCGACCTGGGCGTCGACGTACAGATCACCGAGCTCGACATCGCCGGCTCCGGCACCTCGCAGGCCGAGCAGTTCCGTGGCGTCACCCAGGCCTGCATGGCGGTCACCCGCTGCACGGGCATCACGGTCTGGGGCGTACGCGACACCGACTCGTGGCGCGCCTCGGACACCCCGCTGCTCTTCGACGGGTCCGGCAACAAGAAGCTCGCCTACGGCTACGTCCTCGACCAGCTCAACACTGCCGATGGTGGGACCACGCCGCCGCAGGGAAGCTGCGCGGTGACCGTCACCCGGACCGAGTCGTGGGGCGACCGGTTCAACACGGTCTTCGCGGTCAGTGGCACCAACAACTGGGTCGTCAGGATCAGCACCGGGTCGGGGCAGAGTCTGCAGAACTCGTGGAACGCCACCGTCTCGGGGACCTCGGGGACTCTTACCGCCACGCCGAACGGCAACGGTAACCAGTTCGGGATCACGCTCTACTCGGGCGGGAACACCTCGACGCCGACTGCTAGCTGTACTGCGGTCTGA
- a CDS encoding GNAT family N-acetyltransferase, giving the protein MPFTHRRATPDDVPALTAIMDTSIAELQKAFLSEAQIASSRMVMGIDTQLIEDGTYFVVEEGDEIAGCGGWSRRATLYGGDHTPGREPALLDPATDPARVRAMYTNPAFARRGVGRLILDLCERAAAAEGFTTLELMGTLSGEPLYQAYGFRAVERIEDDRGGAPVPLVRMRKAVTV; this is encoded by the coding sequence GTGCCCTTCACCCACCGCAGAGCGACACCGGACGACGTTCCCGCCCTGACCGCGATCATGGACACCTCGATCGCGGAGCTCCAGAAGGCGTTCCTGAGCGAGGCCCAGATCGCGTCGAGCAGGATGGTGATGGGTATCGACACCCAGCTGATCGAGGACGGCACCTACTTCGTGGTCGAGGAGGGCGACGAGATCGCCGGCTGCGGCGGCTGGAGCAGGAGGGCGACGCTCTACGGCGGCGACCACACCCCCGGCCGCGAGCCGGCGCTCCTGGATCCCGCGACCGACCCGGCCAGGGTGCGAGCGATGTACACCAACCCCGCCTTCGCCCGACGCGGCGTCGGCCGGCTCATCCTCGACCTGTGCGAGCGCGCGGCGGCAGCGGAGGGCTTCACCACCCTCGAGCTGATGGGCACCCTGTCGGGCGAGCCTCTCTACCAGGCGTACGGCTTCCGAGCCGTCGAACGGATCGAGGACGACCGCGGCGGTGCTCCAGTCCCGCTGGTCCGGATGCGGAAAGCCGTCACCGTCTGA
- a CDS encoding class I SAM-dependent methyltransferase: MSTDWQQWHERYEDPGSSLVRRLENVRNEIERLLADRGGARTYVVSICAGDGRDLLPVLASADGDVHAVLVDLDAELAERARADAAALGLDRVEVRTADAGLASVLAGLPPADVFLACGVFGNITDSDLETTISALPALVAPGGAVIWTRGAHLGDDELSAFAGDPADLVREIFARHGFIAESLVRPDDAGFRVGVHRRSADASAGTLPERLFSFAR, from the coding sequence GTGAGCACCGACTGGCAGCAGTGGCACGAGCGCTACGAGGACCCGGGGTCCAGCCTCGTACGGCGCCTCGAGAACGTGCGCAACGAGATTGAGCGTCTGCTCGCAGACCGTGGTGGTGCACGCACGTATGTGGTCAGCATCTGCGCCGGCGACGGCCGCGATCTGCTGCCGGTCCTGGCATCGGCGGACGGCGACGTCCACGCCGTTCTCGTCGACCTCGACGCGGAACTCGCCGAGCGTGCGCGGGCCGATGCTGCGGCGCTGGGTCTGGACCGTGTGGAGGTGCGCACCGCCGACGCCGGGCTTGCGAGCGTGTTGGCCGGGTTGCCGCCGGCTGATGTCTTCCTGGCCTGCGGCGTCTTCGGCAACATCACCGACTCCGACCTCGAGACGACGATCAGCGCACTGCCCGCTCTCGTGGCGCCCGGGGGTGCTGTGATCTGGACACGCGGCGCCCACCTCGGAGACGACGAGTTGAGCGCGTTCGCAGGGGATCCGGCAGACCTCGTCCGAGAGATCTTCGCTCGTCACGGGTTCATCGCGGAGTCGCTCGTACGCCCTGACGACGCCGGGTTCCGAGTCGGAGTCCATCGACGCTCTGCAGATGCTTCGGCAGGGACTCTGCCGGAGCGGCTCTTCTCGTTCGCGCGTTGA
- a CDS encoding arylamine N-acetyltransferase family protein, translated as MIDGYLRRLGIEGRPEATYETLVDLHHRHLDTLPYENLSIMLAAIGATGMPDAVDPAETLERVAAGRNAGYCFHNNGVFSLALAELGFDVVRRTGQMLEATGASGTLDHLALEIRGLPTAANPGGRWVVDVGYGDGFRDPLPLVEGHFRQSGFVYRLARVGESGWTFHHDPHGSFNGSFVRGSVTQEEIETSHVRLSTPPDGDFTRKLVVQRRDASGAETIRSIRHARSGEGAFERELRDFEQWRTALAGIGLSFQGIEDDALRELHKRQAAEYDEWLLTR; from the coding sequence GTGATCGACGGCTATCTGCGACGGCTCGGCATCGAGGGACGGCCGGAGGCGACGTACGAGACGCTCGTCGATCTTCACCACCGCCATCTCGACACGCTGCCCTACGAGAACCTCTCGATCATGCTCGCCGCCATCGGAGCCACGGGGATGCCCGACGCTGTCGACCCGGCGGAGACGCTCGAGCGGGTGGCGGCCGGGCGCAACGCCGGCTACTGCTTCCACAACAACGGCGTCTTCTCGCTGGCGCTGGCAGAGCTGGGCTTCGACGTCGTACGCCGCACCGGCCAGATGCTCGAGGCGACCGGCGCCTCGGGGACCCTGGACCATCTGGCGCTGGAGATCCGCGGTCTGCCGACCGCGGCCAACCCCGGTGGCCGGTGGGTGGTCGACGTCGGCTACGGGGACGGCTTCCGCGACCCGTTGCCGCTGGTCGAGGGACATTTTCGGCAGTCCGGGTTCGTCTACCGGCTGGCCCGCGTGGGGGAGTCGGGATGGACCTTCCACCATGACCCGCACGGCTCCTTCAACGGCTCGTTCGTGCGCGGGAGCGTGACGCAGGAGGAGATCGAGACCTCCCACGTGCGTCTCTCCACCCCGCCCGACGGTGACTTCACGCGCAAGCTCGTGGTGCAGCGGCGGGACGCGTCCGGAGCTGAGACGATCCGCTCGATCCGGCACGCGCGCAGCGGCGAGGGGGCCTTCGAGCGCGAGCTGCGCGACTTCGAGCAGTGGCGCACGGCTCTCGCCGGGATCGGGCTGTCGTTCCAGGGCATCGAGGACGACGCGCTGCGCGAGCTCCACAAGCGACAGGCCGCCGAGTACGACGAGTGGTTGCTGACGCGATAG
- a CDS encoding flavin reductase family protein: MTIHSSHPFPTPEDPVRRWRGRLGGRVSLWTSGSAGSWAGLTVSSLMMANGAPGAVLGLLDPDSDLRDELEETGVGVVSLLHWRHRDLAEAFGGTAPAPGGAFRLGSWETTEFGRRLTDAPTWAGVRLVSMTEIGWSALATCEIVSLEVGDDADPLVHRHGRYER, translated from the coding sequence CTGACGATCCACTCGTCCCACCCGTTCCCGACGCCGGAGGATCCGGTACGCCGGTGGCGCGGTCGTCTGGGTGGGCGGGTCTCGCTGTGGACCTCCGGCTCTGCTGGTTCTTGGGCCGGGCTCACGGTCTCCTCGCTGATGATGGCCAACGGGGCGCCCGGCGCCGTGCTCGGTCTGCTCGACCCCGACTCGGACCTGCGGGACGAGCTCGAGGAGACCGGCGTCGGCGTCGTGTCGCTGCTCCACTGGCGTCACCGCGACCTGGCCGAGGCGTTCGGCGGCACCGCTCCCGCTCCTGGCGGCGCGTTCCGGCTGGGGTCGTGGGAGACGACCGAGTTCGGCCGCCGCCTCACCGACGCCCCGACCTGGGCCGGCGTACGCCTGGTCTCGATGACGGAAATCGGTTGGTCGGCCCTGGCGACGTGCGAGATCGTGTCGCTCGAGGTCGGCGACGACGCCGACCCGCTGGTCCACCGGCACGGGAGGTACGAACGGTGA
- a CDS encoding lysophospholipid acyltransferase family protein, whose amino-acid sequence MSTKLFYSFLKWVAVGPLLRAVFRPTWEGVENIPRKGPAILAGNHLSYADWLFMPLGSPRMVRFVAKAEYFTGTGVKGFLQRTFFSGTGNVPIDRSGATAAEGALIAAKRVLGDGELFGIYPEGTRSHDGKLYRGRTGIARLALDTGAPVIPVAVIGTDVIAPPGKKLGKIVRPRIVFGKPLDFSRYEGMANDRYILRAITDEIVYEILKLSGQEYVDMYATDAKKLATGEKPAKKSSKSSRPTKDVA is encoded by the coding sequence GTGTCGACGAAGCTCTTCTACTCGTTCTTGAAGTGGGTCGCTGTCGGGCCTCTGCTCCGGGCTGTTTTCCGCCCGACCTGGGAGGGTGTCGAGAACATCCCGCGCAAGGGCCCGGCGATCCTGGCCGGCAACCACCTCTCCTACGCCGACTGGCTCTTCATGCCGCTGGGCTCACCGCGGATGGTGCGGTTCGTGGCGAAGGCGGAGTACTTCACCGGCACGGGCGTGAAGGGTTTCCTGCAGCGTACGTTCTTCAGCGGCACCGGCAACGTGCCGATCGACCGGTCGGGGGCGACTGCGGCCGAGGGCGCCCTGATCGCCGCGAAGCGGGTGCTCGGCGACGGCGAGCTCTTCGGGATCTATCCCGAGGGCACGCGTTCCCACGACGGCAAGCTCTACCGGGGCCGCACCGGCATCGCCCGGCTGGCTCTGGACACCGGCGCTCCGGTGATCCCGGTCGCGGTGATCGGCACCGACGTGATCGCGCCCCCGGGCAAGAAGCTCGGCAAGATCGTCCGGCCGCGGATCGTCTTCGGCAAGCCGCTGGACTTCTCGCGCTACGAGGGCATGGCCAACGACCGCTACATCCTGCGGGCGATCACCGACGAGATCGTCTACGAGATCCTGAAGCTGTCCGGTCAGGAGTACGTCGACATGTACGCCACCGACGCCAAGAAGCTGGCCACCGGTGAGAAGCCGGCGAAGAAGTCTTCGAAGTCTTCGCGGCCGACCAAGGACGTAGCCTGA
- a CDS encoding ROK family protein yields the protein MSLHIGVDIGGTKVLAAEVSPAGEVLRTAHRSTPGRRVELELVEDALTEAVTEVAAGRPVAGVGLAAAGFVDAAGERVMFAPHLPWRGEPTLSRLSARWGTRVALDNDANCAALAELELGAARGVDSALLITLGTGIGGAVILDGKVVRGRNGMAGEFGHMQVVPGGLPCECGLTGCWEQYSSGNALVAFVRARVETEKHAGGPLDELAAGDPLKITGPAVTAAAAGGDALALAAYESVGSWLGVGLAGLVAAFDPELLVVGGGVSTAGDLLLAPARTALEASLVGRLHREVPPIVEAAFGAEAGVVGASILARRATAG from the coding sequence GTGAGCCTGCACATCGGTGTCGACATCGGTGGCACCAAGGTGCTCGCGGCGGAGGTCTCGCCGGCCGGTGAGGTGCTCCGCACCGCTCACCGCAGCACTCCGGGGCGGCGGGTCGAGCTCGAGCTGGTGGAGGACGCCCTGACCGAGGCGGTCACCGAGGTGGCCGCCGGCCGGCCCGTCGCCGGGGTCGGGCTCGCTGCGGCCGGGTTCGTCGACGCGGCGGGGGAGCGGGTCATGTTCGCTCCGCACCTGCCCTGGCGCGGCGAGCCGACCCTGAGCCGGCTGTCCGCGCGCTGGGGCACCCGGGTGGCGCTCGACAACGACGCCAACTGCGCCGCTCTGGCCGAGCTGGAGCTGGGCGCCGCCCGCGGCGTCGACTCCGCCCTGCTCATCACGCTCGGCACCGGCATCGGCGGCGCCGTGATCCTGGACGGCAAGGTCGTGCGCGGTCGCAACGGCATGGCCGGGGAGTTCGGCCACATGCAGGTCGTGCCCGGCGGGCTGCCCTGCGAGTGCGGTCTCACCGGCTGCTGGGAGCAGTACTCCTCCGGCAACGCGCTGGTCGCCTTCGTGCGCGCCCGGGTGGAGACCGAGAAGCATGCCGGTGGCCCGCTCGACGAGCTGGCCGCGGGCGATCCGCTCAAGATCACCGGCCCGGCGGTCACCGCCGCCGCGGCCGGCGGCGATGCGCTCGCGCTCGCTGCGTACGAGTCGGTGGGGTCGTGGCTGGGCGTCGGGCTGGCCGGCCTGGTGGCCGCCTTCGACCCCGAGCTGCTGGTCGTCGGCGGCGGAGTCTCGACCGCGGGCGACCTGCTGCTGGCGCCCGCCCGGACGGCCTTGGAGGCCTCGCTCGTCGGTCGCCTCCACCGCGAGGTGCCGCCGATCGTGGAAGCCGCCTTCGGTGCGGAGGCCGGGGTCGTGGGGGCGAGCATCCTGGCCCGCCGGGCCACCGCGGGCTAG
- a CDS encoding ROK family glucokinase, translating into MTTTKKLACGVDVGGTKILGGVVDHDGNIIEDHRVESPAKSPEAIEAAIVEVVQELKTKHPIECVGIGAAGYIDKGRSTVLFAPNIAWRDVPLKERLEKVLELPVVIENDANAAAWGEFEYGAGAEVDNMMLVTVGTGVGGGLVLEGDLYRGAFGVGAEIGHMRVVPNGHLCGCGNRGCWEQYASGSALVRNVRAAARGGSLLAREVLDRAEGDLDKIKGPLITEAARDGDAFAIEALTDLGIWLGEGIASIAAVLDPAVVAIGGGVAEADDLLLGPARRAFLAQLTGRGHRPMLDIRKATLGNEAGLIGAADLARR; encoded by the coding sequence ATGACGACGACGAAGAAGCTGGCCTGCGGTGTCGACGTGGGCGGCACCAAGATCCTCGGCGGCGTCGTCGACCACGACGGCAACATCATCGAGGACCACCGGGTCGAGTCGCCGGCGAAGAGCCCGGAGGCCATCGAGGCGGCCATCGTCGAGGTGGTCCAGGAGCTCAAGACCAAGCACCCGATCGAGTGCGTCGGCATCGGCGCCGCGGGCTACATCGACAAGGGCCGGTCGACGGTTCTGTTCGCCCCCAACATCGCCTGGCGGGACGTGCCGCTCAAGGAGCGCCTGGAGAAGGTCCTCGAGCTGCCGGTCGTGATCGAGAACGACGCCAACGCCGCCGCGTGGGGCGAGTTCGAGTACGGCGCGGGTGCCGAGGTCGACAACATGATGCTGGTGACCGTCGGCACCGGTGTCGGCGGCGGCCTGGTGCTCGAGGGCGACCTCTACCGTGGTGCCTTCGGCGTCGGCGCCGAGATCGGCCACATGCGGGTCGTGCCCAACGGTCACCTGTGCGGCTGCGGCAACCGCGGCTGCTGGGAGCAGTACGCCTCGGGGTCGGCCCTGGTGCGCAACGTCCGCGCCGCGGCGCGCGGCGGCTCGCTGCTCGCCCGCGAGGTCCTGGACCGGGCCGAGGGTGACCTCGACAAGATCAAGGGCCCGCTGATCACCGAGGCTGCCCGGGACGGCGACGCCTTCGCGATCGAAGCGCTGACCGACCTCGGCATCTGGCTCGGCGAGGGGATCGCCTCGATCGCCGCGGTGCTCGACCCGGCCGTGGTGGCCATCGGCGGCGGCGTGGCCGAGGCCGACGACCTGCTCCTCGGGCCTGCTCGGCGTGCGTTCCTGGCGCAGCTGACCGGCCGCGGCCACCGGCCGATGCTCGACATCCGCAAGGCGACGCTGGGCAACGAGGCAGGGCTGATCGGCGCGGCCGACCTGGCCCGCAGGTGA
- a CDS encoding DUF5304 family protein yields the protein MSEQRHEWADEPLGSTAEELGRLMEAIGEWAKDSRIGHLTEGLGEHLGTGAPECTYCPLCRTVHVLRESSPEVKVHLASAAASLMQAVATVLNAAATSPGAGPSEGEDAHSDGVRAEEDATRDWARRSEKVERIDLDGWS from the coding sequence GTGAGCGAGCAGCGCCACGAGTGGGCGGACGAGCCGTTGGGCTCGACCGCCGAGGAGCTCGGCCGGCTGATGGAGGCCATCGGCGAGTGGGCCAAGGACTCCCGGATCGGCCACCTCACCGAGGGGCTCGGAGAGCATCTCGGAACGGGGGCACCGGAGTGCACCTACTGCCCGTTGTGCCGTACCGTTCATGTCCTCCGGGAGTCGAGCCCGGAGGTCAAGGTGCATCTGGCCAGCGCTGCCGCATCGTTGATGCAGGCCGTGGCCACGGTGCTCAACGCGGCGGCCACGAGTCCGGGTGCTGGCCCTAGTGAAGGCGAGGATGCTCACAGTGATGGCGTGCGGGCTGAGGAAGATGCGACCCGGGACTGGGCGCGACGCTCGGAGAAGGTCGAACGGATCGATCTCGACGGCTGGAGCTGA
- a CDS encoding ArsA family ATPase encodes MRILLFTGKGGVGKSTVSAGTAAMSAARGLRTLVLSTDAAHSLGDAFGLEAALGSEPVQVSDHLYVQHVDAQRRFEESWAEVQGYLLSVLDTIGVDRIAAEELTVIPGAEEVFALLELRRMAVSGEWDTIVVDCAPTAETLRLLALPEALGWYLERILPVQRKMVKALKPVLTKAAGVPMPGDSVFDALVRLHDELADVRALLSGPEASVRIVLTPERVVLAEARRSWTTLSLYGYRVDGVVANRIFPAGGSDDWRAGWVKAQDDVLGDIGASFEGLPVWRSFYRPSEPVGVEDLREVAEAAYAWSGSIDPLAVPETAAPFRTETTGEATVVHLALPGLAQWVERDQVQLGRNGDELAITVGAYRRLLTLPAALARMRVSGARVEGGELRVTFSRQTTNIESE; translated from the coding sequence GTGAGAATCCTTCTCTTCACCGGCAAGGGCGGCGTCGGCAAGTCGACCGTCTCGGCCGGCACCGCGGCGATGTCCGCGGCCCGCGGGCTGCGCACGCTGGTCCTCTCGACCGACGCCGCCCACTCCCTGGGCGATGCCTTCGGCCTCGAGGCAGCGCTCGGCTCCGAGCCCGTGCAGGTCTCCGACCATCTCTACGTCCAGCACGTCGACGCGCAGCGCCGCTTCGAGGAGTCGTGGGCCGAGGTGCAGGGCTATCTGCTGAGCGTCCTGGACACCATCGGGGTGGACCGGATCGCGGCGGAGGAGCTGACGGTCATCCCGGGTGCCGAGGAGGTCTTCGCGCTCCTGGAGCTGCGCCGGATGGCCGTGTCGGGGGAGTGGGACACGATCGTGGTCGACTGCGCCCCGACCGCCGAGACGCTGCGTCTGCTCGCCCTTCCCGAGGCCCTGGGCTGGTATCTGGAGCGCATCCTCCCGGTCCAGCGCAAGATGGTGAAGGCGCTCAAGCCCGTGCTCACCAAGGCCGCCGGGGTGCCGATGCCCGGCGACTCCGTCTTCGACGCGCTCGTCCGGCTCCACGACGAGCTCGCCGACGTCCGCGCCCTGCTGTCGGGCCCCGAGGCATCCGTACGCATCGTGCTGACCCCCGAGCGGGTCGTGCTCGCCGAGGCACGACGGTCGTGGACGACGCTGTCCCTCTACGGCTACCGCGTCGACGGTGTCGTCGCCAACCGGATCTTCCCGGCGGGCGGCTCCGACGACTGGCGGGCCGGCTGGGTCAAGGCCCAGGACGACGTGCTCGGCGACATCGGCGCCTCCTTCGAGGGGCTGCCGGTGTGGCGCTCGTTCTACCGGCCCTCCGAGCCCGTGGGCGTCGAGGACCTGCGCGAGGTCGCCGAGGCGGCGTACGCCTGGTCCGGCAGCATCGACCCGCTGGCTGTCCCCGAGACCGCGGCTCCGTTCCGCACCGAGACCACGGGCGAGGCCACCGTCGTCCATCTGGCGTTGCCCGGGCTGGCCCAGTGGGTGGAGCGCGACCAGGTCCAGCTGGGCCGCAACGGCGACGAGCTGGCGATCACCGTCGGGGCCTACCGGCGGCTGCTGACCCTGCCCGCCGCACTCGCCCGGATGCGCGTCAGCGGGGCGCGCGTCGAGGGTGGGGAGCTGCGAGTAACGTTTTCTCGGCAGACGACGAACATCGAGAGCGAGTAA
- a CDS encoding SRPBCC family protein — protein sequence MADQTTSTIVIEAAPSAVMAVIADFKSYPAWAKGMQEVNVIETGVDGRAEQVRFVLDVAPIKDEYTLAYDWDDDRQVTWSLVKGNLLRSMDGAYVLRDLGGRTEVTYRLALDLSIPLIGMLKRKGEKVLIDTALRGLKQRVEK from the coding sequence ATGGCCGATCAGACCACCTCGACGATCGTGATCGAGGCCGCGCCCTCGGCAGTGATGGCGGTGATCGCGGACTTCAAGTCCTATCCGGCGTGGGCCAAAGGCATGCAGGAGGTCAACGTCATCGAGACCGGCGTCGACGGGCGGGCCGAGCAGGTCCGATTCGTGCTCGACGTCGCGCCGATCAAGGACGAATACACCCTGGCCTACGACTGGGACGACGACCGCCAGGTGACCTGGTCGCTGGTGAAGGGCAACCTGCTGCGGTCGATGGACGGCGCCTATGTGCTGCGCGACCTCGGCGGCCGCACCGAGGTCACCTACCGGCTCGCGCTCGACCTGAGCATCCCGCTGATCGGCATGCTCAAGCGCAAGGGCGAGAAGGTCCTGATCGACACCGCCCTGCGAGGCCTCAAGCAGCGGGTGGAGAAGTAG